One stretch of Zingiber officinale cultivar Zhangliang chromosome 6B, Zo_v1.1, whole genome shotgun sequence DNA includes these proteins:
- the LOC121989893 gene encoding uncharacterized protein LOC121989893: MSVFGRNHYREDLRSSSDYDSGYRTGFRTYGADAGDGRQPEIVKGNVLSASQTRHPYSETSHPSPRGPSPDPPFPPPRRRGRSSGAAPSVWCFSDPEMRRRKRVASYKAYAVEGKLKASLRKGFRWIKTKCSELVHGR, from the coding sequence ATGAGCGTCTTCGGCCGGAACCATTACCGGGAAGACCTCCGCTCCTCCTCCGACTACGATAGTGGATACCGCACTGGCTTCCGCACCTACGGCGCCGACGCCGGCGACGGTCGGCAGCCGGAGATCGTGAAGGGCAACGTCTTGAGCGCCAGTCAGACCAGACACCCGTACTCCGAGACTTCCCATCCATCGCCGCGTGGACCGTCTCCGGACCCTCCTTTCCCGCCGCCCCGGCGCCGAGGCCGGTCGTCGGGGGCGGCCCCCTCGGTGTGGTGCTTCAGCGACCCGGAGATGAGGCGAAGGAAGCGGGTGGCGAGCTACAAGGCGTACGCGGTCGAGGGGAAACTGAAGGCGTCGCTGCGGAAGGGGTTCCGGTGGATCAAGACGAAATGCTCGGAGCTGGTCCACGGCCGGTGA